The DNA region AAGAAGTAGAGAAGATGTGGAGAGCAAAGCcagggggatagagggagagtgaggagagcCAAATCTGAGAGTGATTTCATCCAGTGTGGGGGAAAGAAGAGCTTTGAGCCTTGTCAGTGGTTTAGAAATAGCAATTTATTTTGACATGATTCATGCCTTTTGCGCTACAAGCTATAAGCTATTTTGTTGTTAATGCAAAAACAATTTAACTCAAAACTATTccgaaaaatatatttttgctcCCAAATGAAAGTTTGAACTTGTTATCATCCATAAATAGACCATAGGTTGTTTAAGGCCACAGACAGACGGGTGAAGAGGAGGGCAGGTTGAGTGGTCCACATGGCTGCCTCTCAGGGGTGTGGAGCGCAGCACAGcgcgtctctctttctcctcctgcaCTCGTTTCTTTGACACTAATCCTCCGTGTCCCCTGTTTCTACCGCCatccacttccctctctctttctgtctttctccctctcttctttctcactctcatgCTGTCTTTTCGTCTCTATATCGCATGTCGTTATTTGCACCCCACCACCAACCACAACCAACACTCCATCGTAAcccaccctcaccccacccctcaccccaccctcaccccaccctcaccctcacccctcTCACCCAACCTCCACTGTACTCCTCTGTTCAGCATTTCTGTTgtcctgtttttgtttgtcatcCATCTGGGATGGCAGAAGTTGCACTACAGCTCCCAAAAGCACCCCAAGGCTCCAAATCAGGCATTAGCAGTCAAGCAGAGTATCACTGATCTGATCAGGCATCAGTGGTCAAGCACAGCACGACTGATCAGACGTGATCACATCAGCGGCCAGAACGGCAGTGTGTGTCTCGTCTTAATGCCAGGCAgtgaaacagaaaacaaaaaccTGTCACGAATCATGAAAGCACTAGGCTGCCCTGAGGTACCATCAAGCAGTCACTGACCAACAGTGACCTCTCGCCTGTACTGTCAAAACCCCCATGGTGAAGGCTTATGGGTAAGGCTGGGTCTTGATTGGGGAACTGTTGCCTATGTTTTTTTCACAGGTCATTCTCAGGACTGGTAGCGAGAAGTGATGGCACAGCAAATTGAGTCTGTGCATCATAGATACAGAGCATTGTTTTATTTAACCAAGATACGTGTTTTCATGCTTTTGTGAAtgcatgtttgaatgtgtgCAAGAGTGTGCATCAATCtttatggtcataagcaaacaaacacaaacacatgcacatgcatgctgcatgcacgcacgcacacacacacacacacacacacacacacacacacacacacatacacacacacacacatattgggggaagtgaaagagaggagagaggggtaaACATCCAAATCATCACAGTGAGTCGGCAAAATCCCAGAGTGCAAGAGAACCACATGACAATGTATTGCAttaaaatgaacaaataaacaacaaaagatggtgcaacacagcacaacacaacacaacagacatGGAATTAAACTGAACCTCACAGCTGCACATTCTCAGCTATCTCATCTAGTTCTAACAGACGGTAGGcaacacagaacacaaaaaCGACCATACCAGACGATAACATAAAGGCCCTAACAAACCAATaaacaaacacttacacacaatgtACTGTTGGCACAACACACAGCATCCTCTCCTTTCTGAGGAATTCCTTCTTCCGGTGTCCTCTCAAGCTTAATCTTACATCTCACTACCAGatcaaacattttttaaaagaataaAACACTTCATATGTGTTGGATTCATATGTTGTGTCACAACAGTAGCATTTTCCTTATGTGCTGGCAGTTCTACAAATGTGTGGTGTACCTTTTTACGCACACACAGCTGTGGAATGTCAGTGTGCGCGCAAGTAGGACGTTTGATTGGCAGACACCTTTTCCTCGCGCTAATTGGCTAAATGTCCCAGAAATCACAGCTTTggctttcccctcctctccccctctccggCACGAGCCCTCGTCTACATTATatcttatttatttgtgtgtttgtttatttgttcatttCATCAGAGCACGAAAAAGTGCAAAACTGCTGTTTGGGCACTTTTTCCCCTGTGATAGCATGTTTGCGCTTTGTCTATTCAGCATCCGGCGTGTCAGCGAGCGTGTGTGACAGCCGGTTGCGCAGCGCGAAGGGTCGACTGTGCCACACGCTCGCGCAGAGACGGTAAATTGCTTTTTTTTCCGGTAGATTCGcgcagtgctgctgctgccgctctgTCGCTGCTGCCAGTGGCGGCGCAGACTAGGAGAGGGAACGGTTCCGCGGTAATGACTTCTCAGGCGTTTTGGGATCAAGCACTGCGCGCGCCTGGGGTCACTAATTCAATCAGGAGTTCATTCTGAATAGGTGTTAATGTCCCCGGCGCGTGTGTAGAGCGCTTCCCGGCCGATTTATCAAGCTGCCAATATGTGATGGCCGTTATGACTGCTGCCATGACCTCAGTGCGCGAGGATCCCGCATTAAATGTGATGCACCGGCCACAACTGTCTCCCGTTTTTACTTAGaacatgttgtgtgtttgtgttacagtATTACAAAGTGATTGTTTgactgcgtgcatgtgtgtgtctgtatgtatgcgtgtgtgtgtgtgagagagagtgtgtgtgtgtgtaagctgagCCACAGAGACGCTGACTACAGGGGAATCTCAGGAGCAGCAGCCTAGACGCCAAAgaacacactcttcctctcctctcctctcttcctctcctctcttgtttaTACCACTCATCCACATACCCCAGAGTGTAAGCTACATgtgttggtcagtgtgtgtgtgtgtgtgtgtgtgtgtgtgtgtgtgtgtgtgtgtgtgtgtgtgtatgtgaatgtacgTGTGAGTATGgaatttgtgtgtatatgtagtgATCAGGTGCTAGAAAGTGATGGctgtcagaccccccacccccccccccacactacacacacacacacacacacacacacacacacacactcctctttcgTCTTACTCAGCAGAAATGGGAGGAAGTGGGGGagggcaaagagagagggaaggagagatggagaaaaagaggggctgggggaggggagagactgTGCTGAGTTGGAACATCATCGGGGATACGGTTCATGCTGGACTAAAGCACAGAACATCTCTATAACCTTTGCAGCAATCTTTAGGAGTTTCACAGACAATTAAatatatgcatatgtatgaTGTGCAGTGagatgtgtgtttggtgtgtgtaagtgtgtgtgtctttgtgacgtgtgtgtgtgtaatatgtgtaatatatatatatatatatatatatatatatatatatatatatatatatatatatatatatatatatatatatatatatagagagagagagagagagagagagagagagagatagaagaataCACTGGAAAGACAGTAGGAGTGAAATGGATAAAGGCAGAGTGAGAGTTCCATAGAAACAAATGAGGAGAGTGAAAAcaagaggctgagagagaggggggggttaaTTATAAGTCTGCTAATCACAATACATTGTGTTGTTGTGGAGACATAGGGTAGTATTTCTCCTTTTGAAATTGTATTGCAAAAAAAAGTCAGACATCCCCACATACTGTAGCTCAAGTTCAAATGTGGATGTGACTGTAATGGGCTAtcctgacacatacacatggcaTCCATAATTTTTAGCAGTGTCCAAAACAAGCCTGGGGACATGGTCATTCCCTCGCCGGAGGGTTTGTCTCTGACCTCTACTTTGAGTTTGCAGATGGCCAtccaaccccccccacccacccacagccATGAAATATTAAACAACACACTGCCACTGCATGGGGGTAAGGGCAGCGCGCTCATAGCcaagctgcagtgtgtgtgtgtgtgtgtgtgtgtctccctgtcagaggaatctgtgtgtgagtatggggCAGTGTCAGAGAtgggacatgtgtgtgtgtgtgtgtgtgtactgtatgtgtgcatgcagtgatGTTACACCAAGGTTTCTTTCTGTGACATTGTGAATGCATGGTACTGGTATGAGTAGGCATtacagaatatgtgtgtgtgtgtgtgtgtgtgtgtgtcatcgaGTGTGTATAAAGCCATTATATCAGTGTGTATATCACCTTGTCCTATGTTCAATTTTTAACACAAACTCCCATAAAAGGCTAGTCACACATACCATGCCACCATACCATCTCACATACCCAGAGTAATCGATCCGTTGTTGTCATGACGCAGAAGGAGTGCAGCATGTAACTGAGGTCAGTTGTGGATATCTGCTACTCTCACAAGATGAACTGGACTGGAATATAAAGTGCCTTTTCCTTTGAATTACATGACTGCTTTGCATTGACTTTGGTGGACGAGTAAATAAATGCTTTGCACAGTTTTCTCACAGTTTTCTGTGTGTTGTCTTGCAGATTGCTCTGTTCTGATATATCTGAAAGAAGCTATGCTACATGCAGCATGCTACTGCAAGGCAGACTTGTTTTGTTATTCATTAGTCTTGATCAGTTGGTCCCTCAACAGAACATTCAACTTCAACTGGGATTAAATCTAACATTTAAAAAGCAATGCTTGGTGTGTTGATCCAGCAACGAATTCAAAGCCTATCCCTGTCACAGTAATGAAGGACTGACTTTAAACAGGCAGCAACATCCTGATGGAGAGGCAGCAGTTgtgggatgagagggagagacaatgcACTGCAGACGTGACAGAGGTAGAGGTAGGGGCAGGGGCAGAGGTAGGGGCAGAGGCAGGGGCAGAGgtaggggcaggggcaggggcaggggcccTTCAGAAACAGAACAGACACAAACCATTAACTCCAAACAGGCTTCTGCTcttcaagcagcatcacacacatTGTCCACAGAAGACATATCAGCTTGggcagagaaaaaaaggagcCATTATTTACAGTGAGAGAGGAGTGAATACGGATGAAAGAGGACTAcagtgatgagagagaaagagatagagagagagagagagagagagagagatgaaaaaagagTGGCACACATGTCCGATCGCATCCGAGCTTCAGCCCTCACAGCAGCCAAAGCAGATAAAACAACTGCATCCATGTGAAATTGCAAGAGAGTTTTAAACTGAAGCTCACATCTGGAGCCATTGACCCTTGTGAACGTCCAAGCAGAAAATGCTCGCTGAAGAGACTCAATTCTGACAGGGCATTTTGGACTGTAGCTCTATTTTAGGCAGGAAAGCTATAAACTCCAGCACCACTACAATACAAgtaaccaagcagtggaataatgtattaataattaatgtattattaatataattattacCACACAGGGGTTGACTGGTGacgtgatgatgatgattatgttAACAATTATGACAATTATGATATTtataaagatgatgatgattatgatgatgatgatgttaatTAAAGGATTATCTACTCTTCTATCACTTAATATATTCTAATTTTACAATTACTATGTCTAGTCTGGATTTAATCTGATGAATGcattccagcacacacacacacacacacgcgcacacacacacacacacacacacgcacacacacacacgcacacgtttTGCCTTTGGTTGAGTGAAGGTAAAAATCACTTTCCTTAAACACTTAAAACTGAAGTGGGTTATTTTGCATGtctggaataataataataataataatacattttaaggcACATATCTTCTGAGGTTGTTGCGTCCACAACAGCAGGTCTCCAATACCGAATTTGTCTAATTTTGAAAGTTGTTCTGAAAACATTTCAATCTCTGAaacgtaggcctatagcctacgtATAGTCTAAATGAGATCGCTTCTATGTAAATTATATTCTTAAAACCATCTGCTCCTATTAGTACATATCCTCGTTTGAGTCTAAATAAGACCTGCAGCGCATCGTTCATCATTAAAAGTCGTCTGCAGTTATCTGTACTTGACGCTGACCGTATTCATGTAATTAACGgaaatattaaaatgttttgctaaagcagctaATATACAGACAAGTTGAATTTGTCATTTCAAGCATGTGATATATCATGGGTTGACTACACTGAAAATGTTTCTATTTTGATGTTTCCATTGTGCATGTAATTGTCGGCCAACTAATAGGCCTATACCAGCATTTTCGTCGAAAATGTAagttatataaatatacaaaggAATTACAAGTATGgcaattattttatttacaaatatgtTTAATTATGTTTATCCTGAAGAAGTGGCGAAATCGAATTTATTGCTAGAGTGCTTGAAATctgtagcctatatatataaTTGCTAGCTGTTGCAGACCAATTGAGGACAAGAAATGCATCGCAAAATCACCCGTTTTGACAGAAATTTTTATTAAACATTATGAAAACAACATtccattttgaaacattttggTTTGAACTTATCGACATGTAAGGACATTTCAATGTTTCgtcaataaatatatatagaaatCATATTTACACATTTTTACATCTGGCACTGCGCCTCAGAGGCGGACGGGCCTCATGCGTCTTTCATCCAAAGAGGAAAGATATATTGCCTGTATACGGGAGAtaggtaaaaacaaaaaagagcaaaagaaagaaaaaaagaaagaaagaaagaaagaaatgaagaaaGAACACTTTACAATCAGCATGCAGCAACTAAACATGTGCATTGCATTATTTCGCATAAACAAACCATCAACCATCAAAGTAATGTTAACTAAGTGAAACCCGCATTAATCCAAAAGCTGTaaaaattaaatgtgtgtgccCAGTTAAATAAGTAGAGCTTTACGTAACATCAGGCGCGCAAGAGATTTGGACCAGTGTATGATATACTGcttcaataaataaaaaaaatggggaATGTTTATTTGATACCTAGCCTAATTACCATAGCTTACTTAGTTGCTGACAAAATCGATGGTTTGTTTATATTAAGCAATGCAATACACCATGAAAGTTGGACGCATTCTTAATGCAAAGGATTGTCAACATAAATACAGATGATTGGGAGTTAAACATTTAGAGAAGAAAGATCCCCTTTAAATGAAAGACAAAACTGGGCGCATCCAGGCGAATGATTGCGTTGTTTCTGCGTCGTTTGACGCGCAGCTCACCATTAAATACAGTCTCTACTCTTTCAGTTCAGTGTTTCATGTCCATAACATTTTCGTTTAGAGCACCATTCCACAATCAAATGTAGAATCAGTGAACTGCATACACATGAAGGTAAAATGTTGCTGATGATCACCTGTTAACTGCCAATGATTTATGGCCGATTTCAAAGGTGGACATCTGAGTACGTGACTGCACAATATGAAGGAAATAAGCttattcaaaaaaaaaatatatcaggaaaaaatatttcagtgcatgtttcAATGTCGACCAAATCATCTTCTGTTGAAGTAAATTGTTGAACTCCTTCTGATTAAATTAGTGCGATTTTCATCTCCAAATCGTTAATTCTaaatgttgttttcttttctttactaGTGCAGTCATATTATCCCCTTTGAATTTTTTACATAGTCCATAGGAGAATAATATTGTACATGATTTGAGTTATTTGCATGCTTTTACATACAAACATGTTAAGACGTTTTAAGTTATCAAGCAAAATGTCATCAAAAAGGCAGCTAACAAGCTAACTTTTCTCTACATTATGTACACGTGGGAATAAATAATCTCTCAAAGGTGGCTCAGTTTATGCATTTTTAAACACGTTCTTtgaaacaagaaagaaaatagtTGAATGCACATAGCGACTAGTGAAGATGTTTCTGCGTCCTGAGAGGAGGGGAGTTTGCCTTGCAGGCTCGGCGGCAAGGATGCAGTTCTGTAGAGAGAGATGCTCTAATGCTTCAACTGGACCGCTGTAATAGCCTATAACgctgaagatgagagagaggtgggggtgaggggaagGGGATTCATGCTTCAATTAAGCGAGTGGCACTAAAAGGACGGCGGTAGGCCTACAGCAGATAGGCAACCATACATGCCCTGCATGCAGGGTGTGTATAACATGGACATAGCACGATACTCTTTTTTTTGTTCCGTATCTGTACTTCTCCGTTCTTCCATTCCCAGGCCTAAGCCGTGAAGAGGACTTGTGATTTGTCCCTTGTTCACTTTATGTCCGAAGAGCAGGCCTAGGTAAAGCCACGGTATCAATTCCAGTGAAGTCCCCTTCCCTTTAAGACTGGTGCAATGACCCCACAACAGGTGGTCGTGAATAAGCGAGTCTCAGATTTAGAAACGCTAAACGCTTATAAATCACTGTTCTATCAGGATCAATGCGCTAGTAAGACTTCAAATGTGTTAGTCGAATCAAAGACGAAAATAATTTCTCTATAGGACAGCAGGTGATTTTGGATCCCTTACGACAGAGATCGCATAGGCctaatgcatagcctacttcTCTCTACTGTACAGAAATAAACTGTGATTAAGACTAAAGAATATTGTATAGGCCTATACACACAGGCAGGGAACACACCTGTAGAGACCTATTTCTAATGTCACTTCTGTGTGCGTCAATTTCGTGAACTGTAAACAAAACttcacacagaaaaaaatacaaagtatggttaaaaataaataagataGTCAGTGGGGAGAGTCTAAGACATGAAAAACTCATTGGATCCTTTCCCATGACTTCCGTTTGACGCCTCTCTGTTACCGTTGCCGCTGAAGGTTCGGCTCGCGAGCTTCTCGTACTTTTCCTTGTACAGGTCCCGTTCTTTGACAAGGCGCGCGACCTCTTGTTTGAGCTGCTCCACCTGATTCTGGAGTGTGCACTTCTCGCTCTCCAACATGTGCCGCTGTTGCACGCGTTTGAACCGGCATGATTGTGCGTAGCCCCGGTTCTTCAAGGTCCGCCGCTTCTGCTTGAGGCGAATCACCTCCTCCTTGCTGAATCCCCGCAGCTGTCTGTTGAGCTCGCGTACAGTCATGCTGACCAGCTGCTCGTCGGAAAAGCGGTCCTCCAGGCGCGCGTGAGAGtggtggctgtggtggtggtgatggtgatgggccGGGTGGTGGTGGCCGTTTGCGGTGGCGGAGAGATCCTCCCCAGCGTACTGTGGCCCGCGGAAGCCCTCATATGGTgcgtggtgatggtgatggtgatgcgCATTTCCAATCAGCGCCTCCACCGCGTCCTCCGGCGTGAGATTCAAGGCTTCGGGGTTGATATGATGCTGGTAATTGGGAATCCA from Alosa alosa isolate M-15738 ecotype Scorff River chromosome 9, AALO_Geno_1.1, whole genome shotgun sequence includes:
- the mafaa gene encoding transcription factor MafAa produces the protein MATDLAMSAELPNSPLAIEYVNDFDLMKFEVKKEPPEAERYCHRLPPGSLSSTPLSTPCSSVPSSPSFGAPSPGAPPGHNLANGVNNNNNSNNNNPTAGGKGQLEDLYWIPNYQHHINPEALNLTPEDAVEALIGNAHHHHHHHAPYEGFRGPQYAGEDLSATANGHHHPAHHHHHHHSHHSHARLEDRFSDEQLVSMTVRELNRQLRGFSKEEVIRLKQKRRTLKNRGYAQSCRFKRVQQRHMLESEKCTLQNQVEQLKQEVARLVKERDLYKEKYEKLASRTFSGNGNREASNGSHGKGSNEFFMS